In Eulemur rufifrons isolate Redbay chromosome 29, OSU_ERuf_1, whole genome shotgun sequence, one DNA window encodes the following:
- the TOMM7 gene encoding mitochondrial import receptor subunit TOM7 homolog → MVKLSKEAKQRLQQLFKGSQFAIRWGFIPLVIYLGFKRGADPGMPEPTVLSLLWG, encoded by the exons ATGGTGAAACTGAGCAAAGAGGCCAAGCAGAGGTTGCAGCAGCTCTTCAAGGGCAGCCAGTTTGCCATCCGCTGGGGCTTTATCCCTCTCGTGATTTACCTAG GATTTAAGAGGGGTGCAGATCCTGGAATGCCTGAACCAACTGTTTTGAG CCTACTTTGGGGATAA